The following proteins are co-located in the Acropora palmata chromosome 11, jaAcrPala1.3, whole genome shotgun sequence genome:
- the LOC141897342 gene encoding uncharacterized protein LOC141897342 — protein MASSSKRARVAESDSEDSDSPFEIAEEITGGLESGEESELDRLLENESELSSDDDFSLYLSASELEEEDDEGVPDLPAPLPDVNPPRQAAPTAASRPTGTAAFYGAAAARPLPRVPAGPRAPPVVPVLARSSETSSTHCSMSIGQIRF, from the exons ATGGCGTCGAGTTCGAAGAGAGCGCGTGTGGCAGAATCTGACTCCGAAGACTCCGATTCTCCTTTTGAAATAGCTGAAGAAATTACTGGTGGCTTAGAAAGTGGCGAAGAGAGTGAATTGGATCGTCTGCTCGAGAATGAGTCCGAACTTTCGAG CGATGATGACTTTTCACTGTATTTATCAGCAAGTGAATTGGAAGAGGAGGATGATGAAGGGGTGCCTGACCTTCCAG CTCCCCTACCAGATGTCAATCCTCCGAGACAAGCAGCACCCACTGCAGCCTCAC GTCCTACTGGTACTGCAGCATTCTATGGTGCTGCAGCAGCCAGACCTCTTCCACGTGTTCCTGCAGGTCCCCGTGCCCCTCCTGTTGTTCCTGTGCTTGCTCGATCCTCCGAGACAAGCAGCACCCACTGCAGCATGTCGATAGGTCAGATCAGATTTTAG